One Streptomyces sp. V4I8 genomic window carries:
- a CDS encoding type IIA DNA topoisomerase subunit B has protein sequence MTAETSVPSTALLAGADRDGSNYTARHLLVLEGLEAVRKRPGMYIGSTDSRGLMHCLWEIIDNSVDEALGGYCDHIEVILHDDGSVEVRDNGRGIPVDVEPKTGLSGIEVVMTKLHAGGKFGGGSYAASGGLHGVGASVVNALSARLDVEVDRSGHTHAISFRRGVPGAFAADGANAKFEAKGGLRKVKKIPKTRNGTRVRYWADRQIFLKDAKLSLENLHQRARQTAFLVPGLTIVVRDEFGLGEGGSKGEESFRFDGGISEFCEYLASDKPVCDVLRFGGQGTFKETVPVLDEHGQMTPTQVTRELDVDVAMRWGTGYDTTLKSFVNIIATPKGGTHVAGFETAVTSTMNEVLRTKKLLRVAEDDIVKDDALEGLTAVVTVRLAEPQFEGQTKEVLGTSAARRIVNTVIARELKAFLTSTKRDAAAQARVVMEKAVAAARTRIAARQHKDAQRRKTALESSSLPAKLADCRSDDVDRSELFIVEGDSALGTAKLARNSEFQALLPIRGKILNVQKSSVSDMLKNAECGAIIQVIGAGSGRTFDIDAARYGKIIMMTDADVDGSHIRTLLLTLFQRYMRPMIEAGRVFAAVPPLHRIELIQPKKGQDKYVYTYSDRELRDKLMEFQSKGIRYKDSIQRYKGLGEMDADQLAETTMDPRHRTLRRISLTDLEAAERVFDLLMGNDVAPRKEFISSSAATLDRSRIDA, from the coding sequence GTGACCGCCGAGACGTCCGTGCCGTCCACAGCGCTGCTGGCAGGAGCAGACCGGGACGGTTCCAACTACACCGCGCGGCACCTGCTCGTCCTCGAGGGGCTCGAGGCCGTGCGCAAGCGCCCGGGTATGTACATCGGGTCGACCGACAGCCGCGGTCTGATGCACTGCCTGTGGGAGATCATCGACAATTCCGTCGACGAGGCCCTGGGCGGGTACTGCGATCACATCGAGGTGATCCTCCACGACGACGGGTCCGTGGAGGTCCGGGACAACGGCCGGGGCATCCCGGTCGACGTCGAGCCGAAGACCGGTCTGTCCGGCATCGAGGTCGTCATGACCAAGCTGCACGCCGGCGGCAAGTTCGGCGGCGGTTCGTACGCCGCCTCCGGCGGTCTGCACGGCGTGGGTGCCTCCGTGGTGAACGCCCTGTCCGCGCGGCTGGATGTCGAGGTGGACCGGAGCGGCCACACCCACGCCATCAGCTTCCGGCGTGGCGTGCCCGGGGCCTTCGCCGCCGACGGCGCGAACGCCAAGTTCGAGGCCAAGGGCGGCCTGCGCAAGGTCAAGAAGATCCCCAAGACGCGCAACGGCACGCGCGTGCGGTACTGGGCCGACCGCCAGATCTTCCTCAAGGACGCCAAGCTCTCGCTGGAGAACCTCCACCAGCGCGCCCGCCAGACCGCCTTCCTGGTGCCCGGCCTGACCATCGTCGTCCGAGACGAGTTCGGCCTCGGCGAGGGCGGCAGCAAGGGCGAGGAGTCCTTCCGCTTCGACGGCGGTATCAGCGAGTTCTGTGAGTACCTGGCCAGCGACAAGCCCGTCTGCGACGTCCTCCGCTTCGGCGGCCAGGGCACCTTCAAGGAGACGGTCCCGGTCCTCGACGAGCACGGGCAGATGACCCCCACCCAGGTCACCCGTGAACTCGACGTGGACGTCGCCATGCGGTGGGGCACCGGGTACGACACGACCCTGAAGTCCTTCGTGAACATCATCGCCACCCCCAAGGGCGGCACCCACGTCGCGGGCTTCGAGACGGCCGTGACCAGCACGATGAACGAGGTGCTGCGCACCAAGAAGCTGCTGCGCGTCGCCGAGGACGACATCGTCAAGGATGACGCCCTGGAGGGCCTCACCGCAGTCGTCACGGTCCGCCTCGCCGAGCCGCAGTTCGAGGGCCAGACCAAGGAGGTCCTGGGTACCTCGGCCGCCCGTCGTATCGTGAACACCGTGATCGCCAGGGAGCTCAAGGCGTTCCTCACGTCCACGAAGCGAGACGCCGCGGCTCAGGCCCGGGTCGTCATGGAGAAGGCCGTCGCCGCGGCCCGTACGCGCATCGCGGCCCGCCAGCACAAGGACGCGCAGCGCCGGAAGACGGCCCTGGAGTCCTCGTCGCTGCCCGCCAAGCTCGCCGACTGCCGCAGCGACGACGTCGACCGCAGCGAGCTCTTCATCGTCGAGGGTGACTCCGCGCTCGGCACCGCCAAGCTCGCCCGGAACTCCGAATTCCAGGCGCTGCTGCCGATCCGCGGCAAGATCCTCAACGTCCAGAAGTCATCCGTGTCCGACATGCTCAAGAACGCCGAGTGCGGCGCGATCATCCAGGTCATAGGGGCAGGATCCGGCCGGACCTTCGATATCGACGCGGCGCGCTACGGCAAGATCATCATGATGACCGACGCCGACGTGGACGGCTCCCACATCCGGACGCTGCTGCTGACGCTGTTCCAGCGCTACATGCGGCCGATGATCGAGGCCGGCCGCGTGTTCGCGGCGGTGCCGCCGCTGCACCGCATCGAGCTGATCCAGCCCAAGAAGGGGCAGGACAAGTACGTCTACACGTACTCGGACCGCGAACTGCGCGACAAGCTCATGGAGTTCCAGAGCAAGGGCATCCGGTACAAGGACTCCATCCAGCGCTACAAGGGTCTCGGCGAGATGGACGCCGACCAGCTGGCCGAGACGACCATGGACCCGCGTCACCGGACCCTGCGCCGGATCAGCCTCACCGATCTGGAGGCTGCCGAGCGGGTCTTCGATCTGCTGATGGGGAACGACGTGGCGCCGCGCAAGGAGTTCATCTCCAGCTCGGCGGCTACGTTGGACCGGTCGCGTATCGACGCGTAG
- a CDS encoding response regulator — protein MIEVLVVDDDTRVARVNCAYVEKVPGFHVAGEAHSAAEALRQVEQLPRVDLVLMDHYLPDETGLSVVQEMRRRGHQTDVIMVTAARDVTTVQAAMRHGALQYLVKPFAFAGLRAKLEAYAELRRTLDGGGEAEQAEVDRIFGALSASSEPDLPKGHSPTTAELVRRSLMNAEGPLSAQEIAERTGVSRQTAQRYLKLLERTGRARLTLKYGDAGRPEHRYVWATRA, from the coding sequence ATGATCGAGGTCCTGGTCGTGGACGACGACACGCGCGTCGCGCGCGTCAACTGCGCCTACGTGGAGAAGGTGCCGGGCTTCCACGTGGCCGGCGAGGCGCACAGCGCGGCCGAGGCGCTTCGCCAGGTGGAGCAGCTGCCCCGCGTGGACCTGGTCCTCATGGACCACTACCTGCCCGACGAGACGGGTCTGTCGGTCGTCCAGGAGATGCGCCGACGCGGCCACCAGACCGACGTGATCATGGTGACGGCGGCGCGGGACGTGACGACGGTCCAGGCGGCCATGCGGCACGGCGCGCTGCAGTACCTGGTCAAGCCGTTCGCCTTCGCGGGGCTGCGCGCCAAGCTGGAGGCGTACGCGGAGCTGCGCCGCACCCTGGACGGCGGCGGCGAGGCGGAACAGGCCGAGGTGGACCGCATCTTCGGCGCCCTGTCCGCGTCGTCGGAGCCCGACCTGCCCAAGGGCCACTCCCCCACCACCGCGGAACTCGTACGCCGCTCCCTGATGAACGCCGAAGGCCCGCTGTCGGCCCAGGAGATCGCCGAGCGGACCGGGGTGAGCCGGCAGACCGCCCAGCGCTATCTCAAGCTCCTGGAACGCACCGGGCGGGCCCGGCTCACACTCAAGTACGGTGACGCGGGCCGCCCGGAACACCGTTACGTGTGGGCGACCCGCGCCTGA
- a CDS encoding cation acetate symporter: protein MTGDQRTLALLLFSLFVAITLAITTWVSRNRHGSAEEFYAGGRLFSPMENGFAIAGDYMSAASFLGISGLIALFGYDGMLYSVGFLVAWLVVLFLVAELVRNCGRFTLADVVAARVRERPVRIALGTSSVTVSVLYLVAQMVGAGTLVALLLGERGEAAQAWTVIGVGALMVIYVSLGGMRATTWIQIVKSVLLLGGTVVLTVLVLMRFHGDFDRLLLTAAERSGHGEAFLAPGLKYGADWTSRFDFISLGLALVLGTAGLPHILSRFYTVPTARAARRSVVWAIGLIGGFYLMTIVLGFGAAAIVGPDAVRGSNAAGNTAVPLLALDLGGGADSTGGTVLFAVVAAIAFATILAVVAGITLSSSASVAHDLYASLRRRRAKPRSEVAVARVAAVGIGVVAIALGLLARDLNVAFLVGLAFAAAASANLPVLLYSLFWRDFTTRGAVWAVYGGLIPAVVLVVLSPVVSGSSESLFPGVDFQYFPLQNPGLVSIPLGFVAGWLGTVTSAEIPDEAKHAETEVRSLTGAGAV, encoded by the coding sequence GTGACGGGCGACCAGCGGACTCTGGCGCTGCTCCTGTTCAGCCTGTTCGTCGCGATCACGCTGGCGATCACGACGTGGGTGAGCCGCAACCGGCATGGTTCCGCGGAGGAGTTCTACGCGGGCGGTCGGCTCTTCTCGCCCATGGAGAATGGTTTTGCCATCGCGGGCGACTACATGTCGGCCGCATCCTTCCTCGGCATTTCCGGGCTCATCGCCCTCTTCGGTTACGACGGCATGCTGTATTCGGTCGGCTTCCTCGTGGCCTGGCTCGTGGTGTTGTTCCTCGTCGCCGAACTGGTACGCAACTGCGGGCGGTTCACGCTCGCCGACGTGGTCGCCGCGCGGGTGCGCGAACGCCCCGTTCGGATCGCGCTGGGAACTTCCTCGGTCACCGTGTCCGTTCTGTATCTGGTGGCGCAGATGGTGGGCGCGGGCACCCTGGTCGCGCTGCTGCTCGGGGAGAGGGGCGAGGCGGCGCAGGCCTGGACCGTCATCGGCGTCGGCGCGCTCATGGTGATCTATGTGTCGTTGGGAGGGATGCGGGCCACCACGTGGATCCAGATCGTCAAGTCGGTCCTGCTGCTCGGCGGCACCGTCGTGTTGACCGTGCTCGTCCTGATGCGCTTCCACGGCGACTTCGACCGGTTGCTGCTCACGGCGGCCGAGCGCAGTGGTCACGGCGAGGCGTTCCTGGCGCCGGGGCTCAAGTACGGCGCTGACTGGACGTCCCGGTTCGACTTCATCAGCCTGGGCCTCGCGCTGGTCCTGGGCACCGCCGGGCTGCCGCACATCCTGTCCCGCTTCTACACCGTGCCCACGGCCCGCGCGGCACGGCGCTCGGTGGTCTGGGCGATCGGGCTCATCGGCGGCTTCTACCTGATGACCATCGTGCTGGGCTTCGGCGCGGCCGCGATCGTCGGGCCCGACGCCGTACGCGGGTCGAACGCGGCCGGGAACACGGCTGTTCCGCTGCTCGCCCTCGACCTCGGCGGCGGCGCGGACTCCACCGGAGGAACGGTTCTCTTCGCCGTCGTCGCCGCCATCGCCTTCGCCACGATCCTCGCGGTGGTCGCCGGGATCACGCTCTCCTCCTCGGCCTCCGTGGCCCACGATCTGTACGCCTCCCTACGGCGCCGGCGCGCCAAGCCCCGCAGCGAGGTGGCCGTGGCGCGCGTCGCCGCGGTCGGCATCGGCGTCGTCGCGATCGCCCTCGGACTGCTGGCCCGCGACCTCAACGTCGCCTTCCTGGTCGGACTCGCCTTCGCCGCCGCCGCGTCCGCCAATCTGCCGGTGCTGCTCTACTCGCTGTTCTGGCGGGACTTCACCACGAGGGGCGCCGTATGGGCCGTCTACGGAGGACTGATCCCGGCTGTGGTGCTGGTGGTGCTGTCGCCGGTGGTGTCGGGCAGTTCCGAATCACTGTTCCCCGGTGTCGACTTCCAGTACTTCCCCCTGCAGAACCCGGGCCTCGTCTCGATCCCGCTGGGCTTCGTCGCGGGCTGGCTCGGCACGGTCACCTCGGCGGAGATCCCGGACGAGGCGAAGCACGCGGAGACCGAGGTGAGGTCGCTGACGGGGGCGGGGGCGGTCTGA
- a CDS encoding DUF485 domain-containing protein, with product MYSDDPWYDALASGWGETDVTDAPDAAPPVAGDVYLEVQRSAAFQEVRGRYRRFVVPAVAVFLAWYVAYVVAATTAPELMARPVAGAVNVAMVAGLGQFLTTFLLTWAYARHARLRRDRAALELRWETQELTRVTRGGAS from the coding sequence ATGTACTCAGACGATCCCTGGTACGACGCCCTCGCCTCCGGATGGGGGGAGACGGACGTCACGGACGCGCCCGACGCCGCTCCGCCCGTCGCGGGCGACGTGTACCTCGAGGTGCAGCGCAGCGCGGCCTTCCAGGAGGTACGCGGCCGGTACCGGAGGTTTGTGGTGCCGGCGGTCGCGGTGTTCCTCGCCTGGTACGTGGCGTACGTGGTGGCCGCGACGACCGCGCCGGAGCTGATGGCCCGGCCCGTGGCGGGTGCTGTGAACGTGGCGATGGTCGCAGGGCTCGGACAGTTCCTCACCACCTTCCTGCTCACCTGGGCCTACGCCCGTCATGCGCGGCTGCGCCGGGACCGGGCGGCACTCGAACTGCGCTGGGAGACACAGGAGCTGACGCGCGTCACCCGGGGTGGTGCCTCGTGA